The following are encoded together in the Echeneis naucrates chromosome 9, fEcheNa1.1, whole genome shotgun sequence genome:
- the mrps27 gene encoding small ribosomal subunit protein mS27, with amino-acid sequence MASSVLTRCVPAAVKLHRFSPSRSARRWLLSAAYTDTKVWEAREKDQQNLAVLASTMDKTYERNLPVSSLTVSRFIDNISCREEIDQAEYYLYKFRHSPNCWYLRDWTVHSWIRQCLKYGARQKALYTLKNKVQYGIFPDNFTFNLLIDPYIKEKDFKSACSVVEEVMLQEAFDLPSTQILSLYALGSYIATGPQLAVPEQQALGASLLLCGLTQDNTVGLNAQLLGNALLGKVEMLKGLHAVFKGMPLFWGHGYLGRALDIIERVAAASGDVKLSKDTLDFMNNLLQELSSASDSDTSGEESGDEEDKKKETVDEDDLAEQAKLPQYVNRFEELVSQLETQRKVDSASFQDLVTTLAQQNLAALEKPDLQQYESQVQAWESEKRQLIQREKEMLERAEQEKQERLAAKAAAQ; translated from the exons ATGGCGTCCTCCGTGTTGACGCGTTGTGTGCCTGCAGCTGTCAAACTTCACCGTTTCTCTCCGTCCCGTTCAG ctaGAAGATGGCTGCTGTCCGCAGCTTACACCGACACCAAAGTGTGGGAGGCGAGAGAGAAAGACCAGCAGAATCTGG ctgTTCTGGCTTCCACAATGGACAAGACTTACGAGAGGAATCTCCCAGTTAGCTCTCTGACTGTGTCACGG tttattGACAACATATCGTGTCGGGAGGAAATTGATCAGGCGGAGTATTACCTTTACAA GTTTCGTCACAGTCCAAACTGTTGGTATTTGCGAGACTGGACTGTTCACAGCTGGATCAGACAGTGTCTAAAGTATGGGGCCAGGCAGAAGGCCCTGTACACGCTTAAAAACAAG gtccAGTATGGAATATTCCCAGACAACTTCACCTTCAACCTGCTCATAGATCCTTACATTAAGGAAAAAGACTTTAAaa GTGCGTGCTCAGTGGTTGAAGAGGTGATGCTTCAGGAGGCCTTCGACCTTCCCTCCACACAGATCCTGTCTCTGTATGCTCTGGGCAGTTACATAGCAACCGGACCACAACTCGCT GTGCCAGAGCAGCAGGCTTTGGGGGCATCGCTGcttctctgtggactgacacAAGACAACACGGTTGGCCTCAACGCTCAGCTGCTTGGAAATGCACTCCTCG GTAAGGTGGAGATGTTAAAGGGGTTACATGCTGTGTTTAAAGGGATGCCCCTCTTCTGGGGACATGGGTACCTGGGAAGAGCGTTGGATATCATCGAGAGAGTAGCTGCTGCTTCTGGTGACGTCAAGCTGTCCAAAGACACA ctgGATTTTATGAACAACTTGCTGCAGGAGCTGTCGTCCGCCTCAGACTCTGACACTTCAGGAGAAGAATCAGGAGATGAAGAGgacaagaaaaaggaaactgtcGATGAAGATGACCTGGCCGAGCAGGCGAAGCTGCCTCAGTATGTCAACAGATTCGAG GAATTGGTCAGCCAGCTGGAGACTCAGAGAAAAGTGGACTCTGCCTCCTTCCAGGATTTAGTGACCACTCTGGCCCAACAGAACCTCGCTGCTCTGGAAAAACCTGACCTGCAGCAGTACGAGAGCCAAGTGCAGGCTTGGGAGTCAGAGAAGAGGCAGCTGAtccagagagagaaggagatgTTGGAGAGGgcagagcaggagaaacagGAGAGGTTAGCTgccaaagctgcagctcagtAG